Sequence from the Bacillus sp. es.036 genome:
CTCTATGCATTAGGATTCATCTTCACTTTTGTTATCGGTGGCGTTACTGGTGTTATGCTTGGCACCGTTCCAGCAGATTATCAATACCACGATAGCTACTTTGTCGTTGCTCACCTTCATTACGTGATCATTGGCGCCACAATTTTCGGAGTGTTCTCTGGTGTTTATTATTGGTGGCCAAAAATGTTTGGGAAAAAACTGCATGAAACCCTTGGTAAATGGAACTTTTGGACTTTTGGCATTGGATTTCATATTACCTTCTTCCCCATGCATGTTATGGGATTAATGGGAATGCCACGACGTGTTTTCACCTATCCGGAAGGGGATGGCTTGGGCTTTCTTAATTTTATTAGTACGTGCGGTGCTTTTATGATGGGGATTGGCGTATTATTTTTCATGATAAATATTTACATAACGACGCGTTATACCAATAAACGCGTATTAAATGACCCCTGGTTCTCTAGAGGACGAACGCTCGAATGGACAATCCCATCTCCACCTCCAGCCTATAACTTCGCACGTCTACCTGAGGTAAAGAGTCGCGAGCCGCTGTGGGATGCTTATGAAAAAGGAAATAAAAATATCGACTTTATAGGTGAATACGAAGATATTCATCTCCCTAACTCCACTTCTCTTCCATTCTTTATCGGAATTGGTTTTCTGATCGCTTCTTTTGGTTTCGTATTCGAGATATGGCCAGTCGCTCTATCAGGGATGTTGATCGTTTTTCTTATAATGAGTATTCGATCGTTTCAACGGAAAAACGGTATTCATATTCCTAAGGAGAAGGTAAGGGTACAAGACAGGAGGAGTGAGGATTAATGGAAACAATGTCCGCTCAAAAGCACCTGAACCATAAGCAAGCACAAATGAATATCCTTGCTTTTTGGTTCCTTATCGGTGCCGAGATTGTGGTGTTTGGTTGTTTATTCGGCATTTACCTCGCTGTTAAATCCTTAACAGGTCAGGGGCCAACCCCAGATGAATTATTTAAATTAAATGAAATAATGCTTTCAACTGTTGTTTTACTAACTAGTAGTTTTACTTGCGCAATTGCGGTTTATTTTCTAAAGCTTTCTAAGAAGTTATCGACGCTTCTATTCTTTCTTATCACGATTTTACTTGGCTTAGCTTTCATTGGATTGGAAATAAGAGAATTCACTCTTTATGTAGAAGAAGGCGCTAAGATTTCTACTAGTGCTTTTCTTGGTGCATTCTATCTGCTTCTTGGCACTCATGGCTTTCACGTCTTATTTGGTGTCATCTGGATTTCTTTATTATTAGTGCAACTTTGGCTAAAAGGAATAAATCAAGAAACGGCCCCAAAGTTATTTATCGCGAGTCTTTACTGGCACTTTATCGATGTGATTTGGGTGATGATTTTTACTATTGTTTATTTAATAGGAAAGGTGTGAAACGATTGAACAAGCATACTAAAAAAGAGATTCATAAACTCTTCCTTTCGTTCATCCTAATGATTTTATTAACAGCTTTAGCTTTTTTCCTTGTTCTCTATCATCTCATTTCACCACCTTTCTTAATCGTTCTTATCACCTTCTTTGCTCTCATTCAAATCTTGATCCAGCTGGATCGATTTATGGATATACGTGAAAAGGAAGGTAAATATCGTTTAACATCTCTAATAGGTGGAAGTTTTGTTGCTCTCCTGGCGATTGTTTACTTAATGCTTCTTTAAAAGGTCGTTTTATGATTTTTCACATGCAAGAATACTCCGGAGGGCTTAACGCTCCGGAGTATTCTTGTAGAAATCATAGCTTGCTGCTTCTCTTTTCTTGGAAACACCTAACTCTTTCCCTAATATTAAAAGCGACTGGTTAATTCTCC
This genomic interval carries:
- a CDS encoding cytochrome c oxidase subunit 3 encodes the protein METMSAQKHLNHKQAQMNILAFWFLIGAEIVVFGCLFGIYLAVKSLTGQGPTPDELFKLNEIMLSTVVLLTSSFTCAIAVYFLKLSKKLSTLLFFLITILLGLAFIGLEIREFTLYVEEGAKISTSAFLGAFYLLLGTHGFHVLFGVIWISLLLVQLWLKGINQETAPKLFIASLYWHFIDVIWVMIFTIVYLIGKV
- a CDS encoding cytochrome C oxidase subunit IV family protein, translated to MNKHTKKEIHKLFLSFILMILLTALAFFLVLYHLISPPFLIVLITFFALIQILIQLDRFMDIREKEGKYRLTSLIGGSFVALLAIVYLMLL